One segment of Thermococcus profundus DNA contains the following:
- a CDS encoding hydrogenase 4 subunit D — translation MIGLLAALAYVVPLIGGLILFKLDERKADVVMLSSFISALIAQLGVAYLFLTGHQEMVHIPYLTTKNLGEVYGIIIDPMSVLIGTVVAVAGFIFMFYGVEYMSERNVGHPGGKGRGLFYAWMTLFEGATLGFIYSSTFLGLLIFFELMGLACWGVVSYYNTPKGRRAGFKAFIIPNVGAMIGFYTAIGIGITQLHDLSLFSLSHVAPSVKPWLFIALLFAGYTKSAQFPTYSWIPDAMEAPTPASAFLHGAAMVEMGVYLVARVLQFIGHLPIWVFYFMAIMVSLTLLIPILNYPVQKDAKRLLAYSTVAEAGIMFVGLTFASLGLDIGLKAAMFQLTTHAFVKGLAFLTAGTFTYSLGTLDMTKISGLKDVLPVNGFSWAVALLGLAGLPPMGIAFSKAELLTDLIALKTTSLAWLPIIMVLTDSAVFLWVGMKWIGRNVFGKPSVEKAPTHWIINASLITLILLTLVSAILAYPLVEEITFYGVGA, via the coding sequence ATGATAGGGCTTCTTGCGGCACTGGCTTACGTTGTTCCGCTCATCGGGGGGTTGATACTCTTCAAGCTGGACGAGAGAAAAGCGGATGTTGTCATGCTCTCATCGTTCATCTCGGCTTTAATTGCCCAGCTCGGCGTTGCCTACCTCTTCTTAACGGGGCATCAAGAGATGGTTCACATTCCCTACCTCACCACTAAAAACCTGGGTGAGGTCTACGGGATAATAATAGACCCGATGAGCGTTTTGATAGGCACCGTTGTTGCAGTTGCGGGCTTCATATTCATGTTCTACGGCGTCGAATACATGAGCGAGAGGAACGTCGGCCATCCGGGCGGAAAGGGGAGGGGTCTCTTCTACGCCTGGATGACCCTCTTTGAAGGTGCTACGCTTGGCTTCATCTACTCTTCGACCTTTCTCGGTCTGCTCATCTTCTTCGAGCTTATGGGCCTTGCCTGTTGGGGTGTCGTCAGCTATTATAACACTCCGAAGGGGAGAAGGGCGGGCTTCAAGGCCTTCATAATCCCAAATGTTGGGGCGATGATAGGCTTCTATACTGCCATCGGAATAGGCATAACCCAGCTCCACGATCTCAGCCTGTTCTCCCTCTCCCACGTTGCTCCCTCCGTTAAGCCCTGGCTGTTCATAGCTCTCCTCTTCGCTGGTTATACGAAGAGCGCCCAGTTTCCAACATACTCGTGGATTCCGGACGCTATGGAGGCTCCAACTCCAGCTTCAGCATTCCTCCACGGTGCGGCGATGGTGGAGATGGGTGTCTACCTAGTCGCCAGGGTTCTCCAGTTCATCGGCCACCTCCCGATCTGGGTCTTCTACTTCATGGCGATAATGGTCTCCCTAACGCTCCTAATTCCGATACTCAACTACCCTGTCCAGAAGGACGCGAAGAGACTTCTAGCATACTCAACGGTTGCTGAAGCGGGTATAATGTTCGTTGGACTGACCTTTGCATCCTTGGGCCTCGATATAGGCCTCAAAGCGGCGATGTTCCAGCTCACTACTCACGCCTTCGTGAAGGGTCTCGCCTTCCTCACCGCTGGAACTTTCACATACTCACTCGGAACGCTCGACATGACGAAGATAAGCGGACTGAAGGACGTCCTCCCGGTTAACGGCTTCTCCTGGGCGGTGGCTTTACTCGGTCTTGCCGGTCTTCCGCCTATGGGCATAGCCTTCAGCAAGGCGGAGCTTTTAACGGACCTGATCGCTCTTAAAACTACATCCCTGGCGTGGCTTCCGATAATAATGGTACTCACCGATTCGGCGGTGTTCCTGTGGGTGGGGATGAAATGGATTGGAAGGAACGTCTTTGGAAAGCCGAGCGTTGAAAAGGCCCCAACGCACTGGATCATCAACGCCTCACTGATAACCCTCATTCTCCTGACTCTGGTTTCCGCCATCCTGGCTTATCCGCTCGTTGAGGAGATAACGTTCTACGGGGTGGGAGCATGA
- a CDS encoding proton-conducting transporter transmembrane domain-containing protein — MEVGIVPVIPLGFAFFLPFIAFATGKNRKVVIAYALTAQTVALIAGIKLFRMVYSSNEPLVYAFGNWIAPIGIVFEVDRLSATLVLTATFGFLMAGIYSAKFIREHGIEFFYTFLLGLEAGTLGAFMTGDAFNFFVMMEVLGASAYAIVGFYRNRSESIEGAFKYGISGAVATSLYFLALGFVYSSLGTVNMADLSAKFHNISFPVTVKVFGDPTLALGIFFALTISMVLVKSAIFPGHYWLPDAYQGAPIPVGAVLSGFVEVVGIYALMRFLYTVFQGVSFSGWLSLVFFTLGTATAFLGSLMMLVQRDVKRVIAYSTILHMGYLFMTLGVGTELAVLAINFHIVNHAIAKMLLFFTVGAFIHETGETTIDGLAGVGRKMPVTTFLFGLATLSLVGVPPLNVFFSKMLIFDAVIQKSVWLGSVVIITSAIAAWAYFRVLVTLWRGKPVEGHGHGGHDEHEGKEHPEDSHEMKEDWILTSVNLILGALVVLFGILAPVLIDSYFHQAAVQAMDYQSYIEAVLKCVQALSPG, encoded by the coding sequence ATGGAGGTTGGAATAGTCCCGGTCATACCGCTCGGCTTTGCCTTCTTCCTCCCCTTCATAGCCTTTGCAACAGGAAAGAACAGGAAGGTCGTAATAGCCTATGCCCTGACTGCTCAAACGGTAGCCCTAATCGCGGGAATAAAGCTCTTTAGGATGGTTTACTCCTCGAATGAGCCGTTAGTTTACGCTTTCGGAAACTGGATAGCGCCGATAGGCATCGTCTTTGAGGTTGACAGACTCTCAGCTACGCTGGTTTTGACTGCCACTTTCGGCTTCCTGATGGCTGGAATATACTCAGCTAAATTCATCAGGGAACACGGAATAGAGTTCTTCTACACCTTCCTCCTTGGCCTTGAGGCCGGAACCCTCGGGGCCTTCATGACGGGCGATGCCTTCAACTTCTTCGTCATGATGGAGGTTCTCGGCGCTTCCGCCTACGCGATAGTTGGCTTTTACAGGAACAGGAGCGAGAGCATCGAAGGGGCCTTCAAGTACGGGATAAGCGGTGCCGTTGCCACGAGTCTCTACTTCCTTGCCCTCGGCTTCGTGTACTCCTCCCTCGGGACGGTCAACATGGCTGATTTAAGCGCCAAGTTCCATAACATAAGCTTCCCGGTAACGGTGAAGGTCTTTGGAGACCCGACTTTGGCCCTCGGAATCTTCTTCGCCTTAACTATATCGATGGTTCTCGTAAAGAGCGCCATCTTCCCCGGCCACTACTGGCTCCCGGATGCATATCAGGGCGCTCCGATACCCGTTGGAGCTGTCCTGAGCGGCTTCGTTGAGGTCGTTGGAATATACGCCCTCATGAGGTTCCTCTACACGGTCTTCCAGGGAGTTTCGTTCTCGGGCTGGCTCTCGCTGGTCTTCTTCACGCTCGGAACCGCGACAGCTTTCCTCGGTTCCCTGATGATGCTTGTCCAGAGGGACGTTAAGAGGGTCATAGCTTATTCGACGATACTCCACATGGGCTACCTATTCATGACTCTCGGAGTTGGGACGGAGCTCGCTGTTCTGGCTATAAACTTCCACATCGTAAACCACGCCATAGCCAAGATGCTCCTCTTCTTCACCGTCGGAGCTTTCATCCACGAGACTGGGGAGACGACCATAGACGGGCTGGCTGGAGTTGGGAGGAAGATGCCGGTAACTACCTTCCTCTTTGGACTCGCAACACTCAGCCTCGTTGGAGTTCCACCTCTCAACGTCTTCTTCAGCAAGATGCTAATCTTTGACGCTGTGATACAGAAAAGCGTCTGGCTCGGCTCTGTGGTTATAATCACGAGTGCCATAGCGGCCTGGGCCTACTTCAGGGTTCTCGTTACTCTCTGGCGCGGGAAGCCAGTCGAGGGACACGGCCATGGGGGGCATGACGAACACGAAGGGAAAGAACACCCCGAGGACTCCCATGAAATGAAGGAAGACTGGATCCTCACATCGGTGAACCTAATCCTGGGTGCGTTGGTGGTTCTCTTCGGAATCCTTGCGCCGGTGTTAATAGACAGTTATTTCCACCAAGCGGCGGTTCAGGCCATGGACTATCAGAGCTACATTGAGGCCGTACTGAAGTGCGTGCAGGCGCTCTCTCCGGGGTGA
- a CDS encoding iron ABC transporter substrate-binding protein: MKRLMFVLLVLLVVFVSGCVGTSPSGETGTTSQKYLTVKDSLGRSVQVPPNVQRVVAIGPGALRLVVYLNASDMVVGVEDFEKKYPYGRPYILAHPELKDLPSVGSGGPGKLPDVESLIRLKPDVIIAVFISGEQADEIQEKTGIPVVVLSYGARSGMENFNDPELIESIQLAGKILHREERAKELVDFLNSVQEDLGKRAKGEKSPRVYAGGIGHKGAHGIESTYGDYAPFEALNLTNIASSLGSGWKTVDKEWLLREDPDYLFIDEGGLKIILDDYGKNPDFYRALRAVKGGRVYGLLPFNFYNTNLGTAIADTYYIGKVVYPDRFADVDPVKKADEVYTFLVGKPVYEDMANQFGGFGRIDLENGRVKYSLPTSP, encoded by the coding sequence ATGAAGAGGTTGATGTTCGTTCTGCTCGTACTGCTCGTGGTTTTTGTGAGCGGGTGTGTGGGCACCTCACCATCAGGGGAAACCGGAACAACATCTCAGAAATATCTGACCGTAAAGGACTCCCTTGGGAGAAGCGTTCAGGTTCCTCCCAACGTTCAGAGAGTAGTCGCCATCGGGCCTGGAGCGCTGAGGCTCGTCGTCTACCTAAACGCAAGCGACATGGTTGTTGGCGTTGAGGACTTTGAGAAGAAGTACCCCTACGGCAGGCCCTACATCCTTGCACATCCCGAGCTGAAAGACCTGCCGAGCGTGGGTTCAGGAGGTCCGGGCAAGCTTCCGGACGTTGAGTCCCTAATACGCCTCAAGCCGGACGTGATAATAGCGGTCTTCATAAGCGGGGAGCAGGCCGATGAGATTCAGGAGAAGACCGGGATCCCGGTTGTCGTCCTCAGCTACGGCGCGAGGAGCGGAATGGAGAACTTCAACGATCCAGAACTCATAGAGTCTATCCAGCTCGCCGGTAAAATCCTCCACAGGGAAGAGAGAGCGAAGGAGCTTGTTGACTTCCTCAACTCGGTCCAGGAGGACCTCGGAAAGAGGGCAAAGGGGGAGAAAAGCCCGCGGGTCTACGCCGGCGGGATAGGCCACAAGGGAGCCCACGGGATAGAGAGCACATACGGCGATTACGCTCCCTTTGAAGCCCTGAACCTCACCAACATAGCATCTTCCCTCGGTTCCGGGTGGAAGACCGTTGACAAGGAGTGGCTTCTCAGGGAAGATCCTGACTACCTCTTCATCGATGAGGGGGGCCTGAAGATAATCCTCGATGACTACGGAAAGAACCCGGACTTCTACAGGGCCCTAAGAGCCGTGAAGGGGGGCAGGGTGTACGGCTTACTTCCCTTCAACTTCTACAACACCAACCTCGGTACCGCTATAGCTGACACTTACTACATCGGAAAGGTCGTCTACCCAGACCGCTTCGCCGACGTTGACCCAGTGAAGAAGGCGGACGAGGTCTACACCTTCCTCGTTGGAAAGCCAGTCTACGAGGACATGGCGAACCAGTTCGGCGGCTTCGGAAGGATAGACCTCGAGAACGGAAGGGTTAAGTATTCCCTGCCGACTTCCCCGTGA
- a CDS encoding polyprenyl synthetase family protein, with the protein MESLDSKMLEFLEGSVELAQKVSEYVIKSGGKRIRPRIALAVSRGFGLDERDALDLAASIELIHTASLIHDDIIDLAEKRRNNPTVVMRWGPELAVLSGDFLFIRALRVIASKKLEMVDYVAKVVEDMVKAEILQEAVRGTVHLDVETYYKIIDGKTGRLFGASFALPAYYLGKPFWRELDSAGTLVGRAFQIVDDVLDYFPGTGKDRFKDLLNGKATLPLILYTERYGSSLVEKTLREPTEENLLELFERMRSSGVFTEAVGIARDFVEEALRTISSLPFDSKSVVELVSSYFGGAFAKFENLSP; encoded by the coding sequence ATGGAGTCGCTGGATTCAAAGATGCTGGAATTCCTTGAGGGGAGCGTTGAACTGGCCCAGAAGGTCAGTGAATACGTCATAAAGAGCGGCGGAAAGAGGATAAGGCCGAGAATAGCTCTGGCCGTTTCGAGGGGCTTCGGCCTCGATGAGAGGGACGCCCTTGACCTGGCCGCTTCAATAGAGCTCATCCACACCGCCAGCCTAATCCACGACGACATAATAGACCTTGCCGAGAAGAGACGGAACAATCCGACCGTTGTGATGCGCTGGGGTCCTGAACTGGCTGTTCTGAGTGGAGACTTCCTATTCATAAGGGCTCTCCGGGTCATCGCTTCCAAGAAGCTTGAGATGGTCGACTACGTTGCCAAAGTGGTTGAGGATATGGTGAAGGCGGAGATACTCCAGGAAGCCGTTAGGGGAACCGTCCACCTCGACGTTGAAACATACTACAAAATCATCGATGGGAAGACCGGGAGGCTCTTCGGGGCTTCATTTGCCCTCCCCGCGTACTACCTTGGAAAACCGTTTTGGAGGGAGCTTGACAGTGCTGGAACGCTCGTAGGGAGGGCCTTCCAGATAGTTGACGACGTCCTTGACTACTTCCCCGGAACCGGAAAGGACCGCTTTAAGGATCTCCTGAACGGGAAAGCCACGCTCCCGCTCATCCTCTACACGGAACGCTACGGCTCTTCCCTAGTTGAAAAGACCCTCAGAGAACCCACCGAGGAAAACCTCCTTGAGCTCTTCGAAAGGATGAGGAGTTCGGGGGTATTCACAGAGGCCGTTGGGATTGCCAGGGATTTCGTTGAGGAGGCCCTTAGAACGATCTCGTCACTTCCGTTCGATTCAAAATCGGTTGTTGAACTTGTTTCCAGTTACTTCGGAGGTGCCTTCGCGAAGTTTGAAAACCTCTCGCCGTAG
- the mnhG gene encoding monovalent cation/H(+) antiporter subunit G: MIEQIIFIIGSIAILLGAIYDLIAAIGLLRFGDFYMRSHAATVGTIGGAALPVFGAGLVALVYQPLGEQRFFMAGIAFTVGVLILLIAPTGSHSLVSAVYFGKIGKKPKLVVDHLEGDLPKRSDVAELVREHEEVPGEEEEPKFTFRRV; this comes from the coding sequence ATGATCGAGCAGATCATATTCATAATAGGCTCAATCGCCATCCTCCTCGGGGCCATCTACGATCTCATAGCGGCCATAGGGCTTCTCCGCTTTGGGGACTTCTACATGAGGAGCCACGCGGCGACGGTGGGTACCATAGGGGGCGCCGCTTTGCCCGTCTTTGGAGCCGGACTGGTTGCCCTCGTCTATCAACCTCTCGGTGAGCAGAGGTTCTTCATGGCAGGCATAGCGTTCACAGTCGGCGTCCTAATCCTGCTCATAGCACCAACCGGATCGCACTCACTCGTCTCGGCAGTTTACTTTGGAAAGATTGGGAAGAAGCCCAAGTTAGTAGTTGATCACCTTGAGGGAGACCTTCCAAAGAGGAGCGACGTTGCCGAGCTGGTGAGGGAACACGAAGAGGTTCCTGGGGAGGAAGAAGAACCGAAGTTCACCTTCAGGAGGGTCTGA
- a CDS encoding MnhB domain-containing protein: MRRDVYVAVSFLLAFLVISYAITVKDVLGIAQNPLRTLGEFYLSHAFAHEGLTSHSPEVVTAIVWNYRGFDTLFETFVFFLAIMGALSVLRLTKEQEKSVRDLEAREPHRQMDLIVRATVKLVVIMIVSISASIALHGHLTPGGGFQGGSAMAVAALLLFAAFSKFTLERKGLTLRHTVSAYALGLALILTTVLVPVFLYGGKILQINLLPGETGLFNLDVGEYTAVTFGFLTVFLVLGISEWIFKSVLRREVR, encoded by the coding sequence ATGAGGCGAGACGTTTACGTTGCCGTGTCCTTCCTGCTGGCTTTCCTGGTGATTTCATACGCGATAACGGTAAAGGACGTTCTTGGGATAGCCCAGAACCCCCTCAGGACCCTTGGCGAGTTCTACCTGAGTCATGCCTTCGCCCACGAGGGCCTGACGAGCCACAGCCCAGAGGTGGTAACCGCTATAGTCTGGAACTACCGTGGGTTCGATACCCTCTTTGAGACTTTTGTGTTCTTTCTGGCGATCATGGGGGCCTTAAGCGTGCTCAGACTAACCAAAGAGCAGGAAAAAAGTGTCCGCGACCTCGAAGCGAGAGAACCGCACAGGCAGATGGATCTCATAGTGAGGGCAACGGTGAAACTCGTCGTCATCATGATAGTCTCAATTTCGGCCTCAATAGCCCTCCACGGCCACCTAACACCTGGAGGCGGCTTTCAGGGAGGTTCGGCCATGGCTGTGGCTGCATTACTCCTCTTCGCGGCCTTCAGCAAGTTCACTCTGGAAAGGAAGGGATTAACATTGAGGCACACAGTCTCGGCATACGCCCTCGGTCTGGCGCTTATCCTGACAACGGTCCTCGTCCCGGTCTTCCTCTACGGCGGAAAAATCCTCCAGATAAACCTTCTTCCAGGGGAGACCGGTCTCTTCAACCTTGACGTCGGCGAGTACACCGCGGTCACCTTCGGATTCCTGACGGTGTTCTTAGTCCTCGGGATCTCCGAGTGGATATTCAAGAGCGTCCTACGGAGGGAGGTGCGGTGA
- a CDS encoding Na+/H+ antiporter subunit E, with the protein MNVRFSPGTFFIALAVYLFYTGSVSEYDLITGSIVALIISLIVGHWLIENDLKFFSPKRWFYAITYGLRYFFIEETKTHIDVAKRVFTLKANPGIVRIPLEVKSDYGKVLVANSITNTPGTVVVDISDDGKWLYVHWIDVSTLDDKEIKENVVAYFEDYAKKIFD; encoded by the coding sequence ATGAACGTGAGGTTCTCTCCTGGGACGTTCTTCATAGCGCTCGCCGTTTATCTGTTTTACACGGGCTCGGTCAGCGAGTACGACCTGATAACGGGGAGCATCGTCGCCCTCATTATCTCGCTCATAGTCGGCCACTGGCTCATAGAGAACGACCTCAAGTTCTTTTCACCTAAAAGGTGGTTCTACGCGATAACTTACGGCCTCAGGTACTTCTTCATAGAAGAGACCAAAACGCATATCGACGTGGCCAAGAGGGTCTTCACTCTCAAGGCCAACCCCGGAATCGTTAGGATTCCACTTGAAGTTAAAAGTGACTACGGGAAGGTTCTCGTTGCCAACTCGATAACCAACACCCCCGGAACGGTAGTTGTGGACATCAGCGACGACGGGAAGTGGCTCTACGTCCACTGGATCGACGTGAGCACGCTCGATGATAAGGAGATCAAGGAGAACGTAGTTGCCTACTTCGAGGACTACGCGAAGAAGATATTCGACTGA
- a CDS encoding FmdE family protein, producing the protein MLTLNRLVEERDTEAILEYAREFHGHACPYLALGIRASLVAMEELGVGRLDYSGSVDESILAIVEVNSCFTDGVQVTTGCTLGNNSLIYLDLGKTALTLVRRSTWDGVRVYADAEKLAKYYPPGAVELFNKVVKERKGTPEERKRLWELWEEAAMGMLHLPREEFKIERVRVPPIEQAPIFGSVRCSNCGELVMETRAVYVDGNPYCLNCAGEKYLGVIGRGIVELNGRMRV; encoded by the coding sequence ATGCTCACTCTCAACAGGCTTGTCGAGGAGAGGGATACGGAGGCCATTTTAGAGTACGCGAGGGAGTTCCACGGGCACGCATGCCCCTACCTCGCTCTTGGAATCAGAGCGTCGCTGGTGGCGATGGAGGAACTCGGCGTCGGCAGGCTCGACTACTCCGGAAGCGTTGACGAGTCGATCCTGGCGATAGTCGAGGTCAACAGCTGCTTTACCGACGGCGTCCAGGTAACAACGGGCTGCACACTCGGGAACAACTCTCTGATCTACCTCGACCTCGGAAAGACGGCTTTAACCCTCGTGAGGCGCTCGACGTGGGATGGTGTTAGGGTCTACGCCGATGCGGAAAAGCTTGCCAAGTACTACCCGCCCGGGGCCGTGGAGCTCTTCAACAAGGTCGTGAAGGAGCGTAAAGGAACTCCCGAGGAAAGGAAGCGCCTCTGGGAGCTGTGGGAAGAGGCCGCTATGGGGATGCTTCACCTTCCGAGGGAGGAGTTCAAAATCGAGCGCGTGAGGGTCCCACCGATAGAGCAGGCTCCAATATTTGGGAGCGTGCGCTGCTCCAATTGCGGAGAGCTCGTTATGGAAACTAGGGCAGTTTACGTGGATGGGAATCCCTACTGCCTCAACTGCGCTGGAGAAAAGTATCTGGGCGTCATCGGGCGCGGGATAGTTGAACTCAACGGGAGGATGAGGGTATGA
- a CDS encoding monovalent cation/H+ antiporter complex subunit F — protein MNIVDVFQEVLYFAAVIYTLAFVLYGIRAIKGPTTADIILAVDCLSFDMAAFMVILGIYFKSIMLASGAIILALWAFMLDIYYTKYVLYGEVEV, from the coding sequence TTGAACATCGTTGATGTTTTTCAGGAGGTTCTCTATTTCGCGGCCGTCATCTATACCCTTGCCTTCGTCCTCTACGGAATAAGAGCCATAAAAGGGCCGACCACAGCCGACATCATCCTCGCGGTTGACTGTCTGTCCTTTGACATGGCGGCCTTCATGGTGATACTTGGAATATACTTCAAGTCCATCATGCTTGCGAGCGGCGCGATAATCCTTGCCCTCTGGGCATTCATGCTTGACATCTACTACACCAAGTACGTCCTTTACGGGGAGGTGGAGGTATGA
- a CDS encoding sodium:proton antiporter, with protein sequence MIASFLIFYITITLFAMTFLGIYGVATRSNLIKKIIMLNVMGDAINMLFVLVGYRLVYPVFPPIYEKHLTVEEFLGRAVDPVPQALVLTAVVIGMAMNILLTTYAIQFYRLHGTVDARDMAEIMRGERE encoded by the coding sequence GTGATCGCGAGCTTTCTCATCTTTTACATCACGATAACGCTCTTCGCAATGACTTTCCTTGGAATCTACGGCGTTGCAACCAGATCCAACCTCATCAAGAAGATCATCATGCTCAACGTGATGGGCGATGCGATAAACATGCTCTTCGTCCTCGTCGGGTACCGCCTAGTGTATCCCGTCTTTCCTCCGATATACGAGAAGCACCTAACGGTTGAGGAGTTCCTGGGCAGGGCAGTTGATCCCGTCCCGCAGGCGCTGGTGTTAACGGCGGTCGTCATAGGCATGGCCATGAACATACTCCTAACGACCTACGCGATCCAGTTTTACCGCCTCCACGGGACGGTTGACGCCCGTGATATGGCAGAGATAATGAGGGGGGAGAGGGAATGA
- a CDS encoding hydrogenase subunit MbhD domain-containing protein, translating to MQEFHLVILAIVVSFGFVFSYLAMKEHDLLKALALSSVQSTFFALGFYILAAPDIVLAYLAIAVGAYTALVILAISKTERYEVGE from the coding sequence ATGCAGGAGTTTCACCTCGTAATCCTGGCTATAGTAGTCTCCTTCGGTTTCGTCTTCAGCTATCTGGCCATGAAGGAGCATGACCTCCTCAAGGCACTCGCCCTCAGCTCCGTCCAGTCAACTTTCTTCGCCCTTGGCTTCTACATCCTGGCCGCTCCGGACATAGTTCTGGCGTATCTAGCTATAGCAGTCGGCGCTTATACAGCTCTGGTCATCCTCGCGATAAGCAAAACGGAGAGGTATGAGGTGGGAGAATGA
- a CDS encoding complex I subunit 5 family protein: MMALTSSSLISLALAFFALGAVAPLFRRDFRVSLPPAVIGSLLTLFVGAYGVYHEIEGEILSGLLQTEVGIGPLNGFFIAFLGLVGLFVSLYLLHYDMEPRHMTFSLAYNGTLASSLLFLATDNLEKLTLSYELMAVFTLALFLSTVPKRGRVTARNYIVLTQIFGIIPLLIATSLAYSAVGSLHGLTFEALRENLDKLPVGVWLLYVLYLFPALVRSGVFPFHTWVPRVYRRLPSPLVPIFIALEGNGVYLSLRVFFETLPVSQVLGYTLAFLGTVSVFATLYSFKEIRLKTKFAYHSVMDVGVSYFALGSALILGGEFGTVALVGAILHTLYQTLYKSAIFFGLGAIEHYGEEPNICSLRKLLRGHVIALLISLSAFSMAGVPPLAAFVSKWLIYEASFGTANVYLWAMGLTVAFLGLFPLASILQVRRINSLLCKREVERDEIPLYIRAVTGVVAFFGFLVAVFPLMVFPWLQHIVVELTGLEMGGLSEAFFTDLNAGFAVSILFLSTYAGWRLGRMPTDRASELLLIFYNMGDILRFTTDFFLKEVKKAYLRYLLPVVKVVPKHELPLIKDYDDALDYPVRHLDEAMFMPLIRLFERLARWGGERNLDMNALISGFAIALALLIALLGVVS; encoded by the coding sequence ATGATGGCGCTCACGAGTTCATCCTTAATATCACTGGCACTGGCCTTCTTTGCCCTGGGTGCGGTAGCTCCTCTCTTCAGGCGGGACTTCCGGGTGAGCCTGCCCCCCGCTGTAATCGGATCCCTTCTCACGCTCTTCGTCGGGGCCTATGGTGTTTATCATGAAATTGAGGGAGAGATACTCTCCGGTCTCCTTCAGACGGAGGTTGGTATAGGGCCCCTGAACGGCTTTTTCATAGCCTTCCTAGGTCTTGTTGGCCTCTTCGTCTCCCTATACCTTCTGCACTACGACATGGAGCCTAGGCATATGACCTTCTCACTCGCCTACAACGGAACGCTAGCCTCGTCCCTGCTCTTCTTAGCGACGGACAACCTTGAGAAGCTCACGCTCTCCTACGAGCTTATGGCGGTCTTTACACTGGCGCTCTTCCTCTCAACGGTTCCTAAGAGGGGACGCGTAACTGCCAGGAACTACATCGTCCTTACCCAGATCTTCGGTATAATCCCCCTCCTGATAGCCACCAGCCTTGCTTACTCTGCCGTTGGAAGTCTTCACGGCCTCACTTTTGAGGCCCTCAGGGAGAACCTCGATAAACTGCCCGTTGGGGTCTGGCTTCTCTACGTTCTCTACCTCTTCCCTGCCTTGGTGAGGTCGGGTGTGTTCCCGTTCCATACATGGGTTCCTAGGGTTTACCGGAGGCTTCCCTCACCGCTCGTTCCAATCTTCATCGCCCTTGAGGGGAATGGGGTTTATCTCTCGCTCAGGGTGTTCTTCGAGACACTCCCTGTTTCCCAGGTTCTTGGCTACACCCTGGCGTTCCTGGGAACGGTCTCGGTCTTTGCCACCCTCTACTCCTTCAAGGAAATACGCCTGAAGACCAAGTTCGCCTACCACAGCGTCATGGACGTCGGCGTCTCCTACTTCGCCCTCGGTTCAGCCCTCATTCTTGGCGGAGAGTTTGGCACCGTGGCGTTGGTTGGTGCAATCCTTCACACCCTCTACCAGACCCTCTACAAGAGCGCCATCTTCTTCGGTCTGGGTGCGATAGAGCACTACGGCGAGGAGCCTAACATATGCTCCCTGAGGAAGCTCCTTAGGGGTCATGTGATAGCCCTCCTGATCTCGCTTTCGGCCTTTTCGATGGCTGGGGTACCCCCTCTGGCGGCCTTCGTGAGCAAATGGCTGATCTACGAGGCCTCCTTCGGAACGGCCAACGTCTACCTCTGGGCAATGGGACTGACGGTGGCTTTCCTCGGCCTCTTCCCGTTGGCATCGATCCTGCAGGTCAGACGCATCAACAGCCTCCTCTGCAAGAGGGAAGTGGAGAGGGATGAGATACCCCTATACATAAGGGCTGTAACTGGTGTAGTGGCCTTCTTCGGCTTCCTGGTGGCGGTCTTCCCGCTGATGGTCTTTCCCTGGCTCCAGCACATAGTTGTGGAACTCACCGGGCTGGAAATGGGGGGCCTTTCGGAGGCCTTCTTCACTGATCTGAATGCCGGCTTCGCGGTTTCCATCCTCTTCCTCTCGACTTACGCCGGCTGGAGGCTGGGCAGGATGCCAACGGATAGGGCCAGCGAACTTCTCCTCATCTTCTACAACATGGGCGATATCCTGCGCTTCACCACTGACTTCTTCCTGAAGGAGGTCAAGAAGGCGTATCTGAGATACCTCCTTCCGGTCGTTAAGGTCGTTCCGAAACACGAGCTTCCGCTGATTAAGGACTACGACGATGCTTTGGATTACCCAGTCAGACACCTCGACGAGGCCATGTTCATGCCATTAATAAGGCTCTTTGAGAGACTCGCCAGATGGGGCGGTGAGAGGAACCTCGATATGAACGCCCTGATAAGCGGGTTCGCGATAGCTCTGGCTCTGTTAATAGCCCTGCTGGGGGTGGTATCTTGA